CGTCGAGCCGGTAGCGCCCGCCGAGCACGACAGGGGCGGTATCGGTCACGACGGGAGGCTACCCGGACCCCTTCGCGTTAGCCCTGCGGGCCTGGAAGGCTTGCGGCGCCATGAGCTTCATCACCCACCTGATGGACAGCCTGCGTGGGTGGCCGCTCCTGGCCCTGGTGTTCCTGATCCCCGCCCTCGAGGCGTCGGTGTTTCTCGGCTTCGTCTTCCCGGGCGAGACCGCGGTCGTGTTCGGGGGCGCGGTGGCGGGCCAGCACCACGCCAACCTGGCCGCGGTCGCGGTGGTGGCCGTCCTCGGCGCCGTGATCGGGGACACGGTGGGGTTCGTGGTCGGCCGGCGGTGGGGGGAGTGGCTGGTGGCCCACACCGCCGGGCGGTTCGTGAAGGCGGAGAACATCGCCCGGGCGCGCAGCTACGTGGCGCGCCGCGGCGGGCGGGCCGTGTTCCTCGGGCGGTGGACGGCGGTGCTCCGCGCCCTGGTGCCGGGGGCGGCGGGGATGGCCGGGATGCGCTACAGCCTGTTCCTGCCGTGGAACGTGGCCGGAGGAACGGTGTGGGCGGTGGCGTGCGCCTATGCCGGATGGGCGGCGGGAGCCAGCTGGGACCACGTGGTGAAGATCATCAACCGCGCCGGCCTGGTGGGGATCGCCGCCATCGTGATCCTGGTGGTGGCCGTCGTGGTGGTCAGGCGGCGGCGGGAGCGCCGGCTGCCGACGGCGTGATCACCCGAGCCCGGCTCACCCGAGCCTGCCTCACACGAGCACCACGCCGACGACGGTCCCCGCCACCACCAACCAGGCCACGATCTCGGAGGTGACGAGGCGGGGCCGCGATGGCACCACCTGGCCCACACCGCCGCGCGCCTCGATGGCGTCGGCCATCTCCTGGGCCCGGCGCGCCGACGACACGAGGGCGGTCACGAGGATGTCGTTGAGCTGGCCGAACAGCTCGCGCAGGGTGTCCGGCTGCGGGGGGTTGCGCACCCGTCGGGCCGCCCACAGCGTGCGCATCTCGTCGATCAGCAACGGCATGCACCGCACGGCCAGGGCCACCACCAGCGCCACCTCGTCGACCGGGACGCGCACCAGCCGGGCGGGGGCGGCCAGGGTGGCGAGGGCGGGGGTGAGCTCCCCGCCGCGCGTCGTCCAGCCCACCAGGCTGGCCGACCAGATGAAGATCAGCACGATCAGGGTGAAGCGGCCCCACTGGTCGAGCCCGCCCAGGCCGATGGTGAGGCCGCCGAGGTGGATGTCGGGCTTGCCCCCCGCCAGGCCGGCGGAGATAGCGGTGATGCCGACGCCGATCCAGAACCACATCGGAAAGCGCGGCAGGGCGCCGACCGGCACCCGGGCCAGCGCCATGGTGGCCGCCATCACCGCGAACACCAGGCCCCCGACGGCCCACGTCGGCTTCAGCGAGATCACCACCCCGATGGCGACGATCCCCACGATCTTGGTGCCCGCCCACAGCCGGTGGACCGGGGTGTCACGGGGCACGTAGCGGAACAGGTTGATCTCGGTGACGGTGGGCCCGGTGCGCACCGGGGCGCGCAGGCGTTCCCTGATGCCCGTGGCCCGGCGTTCGGGTGTCTCGGAGCTCATGCCAGCCGGGCCAGCGCCGGGCCCACGGGCGCGTCGAGCACGACGCGCCCGTCCTCGAGCTTGAGGACCCGGGCGGCGTACTCGTCGGCGTCCTCGTAGTCGTGGGACACCACGATCACCGCCATGCCGTTGGCCCGCAGCCTCCCGAGCACACCCACGAGGATCGAGCGGCCCTCGGCGTCGAGACCGGAGAACGGCTCGTCGAGGATCAGCACCTCGGGACGGCGGGCCAGCAATCCGGCCAGGGCGACGCGGCGCTGCTGTCCGCCGGACAGCTCGTCGATGCGCCGGTCGCGCAGCTCGGCCGGGTCCAGCCCGACCAGACGGAGGGCAGGGTCGACGTCGTCGGCGCCCACCCCCCGGGCCCATTCGATGTCGCGCGCCACTGTCGAGCGGAACAGCTGCAGCCGAGCGTGCTGGAAGGAGATCACGACCTTCTCTCCGGCCTCGTCGAGCCGATCGCCGTCGAGCGTCGCGGTGCCCTCGGTCGGCACGAGCAGGCCGGCGAGGATCCACGCCAGGGTGGACTTGCCCGATGCGTTGGGACCGATGACGAGGAGGCCGTCACCCACGCCCACGTCCAGGTCGACGCCCTCGAGGGCCCGGCGGGCCCACGGGGAGCCCGGCGAGTAGACGTGGCCGACGCCGCGCAACTCGATCACGGCACACCCACCTCGACCCGGCCGGCGTCGACGCGCACGGTGACGTCCGCCGCCGCCATCTCGTCGCGGCGGTGGGTGACGTGCAGCACGGTCAGGCCCTGCTCGCGGGCCAGGCGCACCAGCAGGTCGGCGACCTGCCGGCGTCCCTCCGGGTCGAGCATGCTCGTCGACTCGTCGGAGATCAGCAGGGCGGGGCGGCGGGCCAGGGCGGCGGCCAGGGCCAGGCGCTGGAGCTGGCCGCCCGAGAGGGTCCCCGTCT
The window above is part of the Acidimicrobiales bacterium genome. Proteins encoded here:
- a CDS encoding ABC transporter ATP-binding protein; translated protein: MIELRGVGHVYSPGSPWARRALEGVDLDVGVGDGLLVIGPNASGKSTLAWILAGLLVPTEGTATLDGDRLDEAGEKVVISFQHARLQLFRSTVARDIEWARGVGADDVDPALRLVGLDPAELRDRRIDELSGGQQRRVALAGLLARRPEVLILDEPFSGLDAEGRSILVGVLGRLRANGMAVIVVSHDYEDADEYAARVLKLEDGRVVLDAPVGPALARLA
- a CDS encoding DedA family protein; the encoded protein is MSFITHLMDSLRGWPLLALVFLIPALEASVFLGFVFPGETAVVFGGAVAGQHHANLAAVAVVAVLGAVIGDTVGFVVGRRWGEWLVAHTAGRFVKAENIARARSYVARRGGRAVFLGRWTAVLRALVPGAAGMAGMRYSLFLPWNVAGGTVWAVACAYAGWAAGASWDHVVKIINRAGLVGIAAIVILVVAVVVVRRRRERRLPTA
- a CDS encoding energy-coupling factor transporter transmembrane protein EcfT, encoding MSSETPERRATGIRERLRAPVRTGPTVTEINLFRYVPRDTPVHRLWAGTKIVGIVAIGVVISLKPTWAVGGLVFAVMAATMALARVPVGALPRFPMWFWIGVGITAISAGLAGGKPDIHLGGLTIGLGGLDQWGRFTLIVLIFIWSASLVGWTTRGGELTPALATLAAPARLVRVPVDEVALVVALAVRCMPLLIDEMRTLWAARRVRNPPQPDTLRELFGQLNDILVTALVSSARRAQEMADAIEARGGVGQVVPSRPRLVTSEIVAWLVVAGTVVGVVLV